The Spartinivicinus poritis genomic interval GCATTCAGCCAGGACCACGACTGTTCCTGGATAACCCAGAAGTCTTTTGGTCAGTCATTGTCTCAATGTACCTGGGTAATATTGTATTATTAATACTTAACCTGCCACTTATTCCTTACTTAGCTCGATTATTAACAATACCGCAACAGTTGTTGATTCCATTAATTGTCTTTTTCTCTTTAGCTGGTGTTTATTTAGTGAGTTTTAATAGTGTAGATATTTTAATCATGACACTATTTGCTGCTGCAGCGATTGGATTAAGAAGACTTAACTTTCCAATGGCTCCTTTACTACTAGGGTTTATTCTTGGTGGTATGCTAGAAAACAATCTACGTCGAGCATTACTGATTAGTGATGGCAGCTTAAGCTTTCTTTGGGAACGGCCACTCACCCTGAGTTTAATGGTTGTTGCAGTATTACTGGGATTACTCCCAGTCATTCGACACTGGCTTGGTTACCGACTCAATAAAAAGCAAGAACAACTAGCCGATTCAACTGTATCAGCTGGATAGTTTGGCTCATTACACCCAATGATATCATTTCCTTTTACTTTAGAGGTTGTCACAAAACGCTAGCGGATATGGGGTGTTCTGTAGCTAAGGCATGGAATATCTTCTTTCGGGCCTACCTACATCCCCATATACCAACGAACACTGCAACTGTCCACAGCTCACTAAATATTCTAAATAACGCCGAGCGGTGGTTCGACTAATACCAATCAACTCACCTACTTGCTCTGCATTTAAAATAACATCTGGTTCTTTAAAAACATTTTGTACTTTTTCTAAGGTAGGTTTCTGCAGCCCTTTAGGCAACACTCGCCGTTTAGCTTCTACTGGCATAGTTGGGGTAATCAGCTGATCAATATCTGTTTGTTGTAGTTGTTCCAGTTGATTTAACTGACACCAGTAACTTTGGTATTTTTGCAACGCCTCAGCAAACCGCTCAAATATGACAGGTTTGATAATATAATCCACTACACCACCCCGTAACGCCGTTTGCAACGTGGTAATGTCTTTTGCTGCAGTAATTAGAATCACATCTGACTTAGCTGCTTCAGTGCGTAATTGCTGTAAAAATGATAAGCCACTGCCATCTGGAAAGTACACATCCAGTAACACCAGCTGTGGTTTCAACACGCTGATCAGGGCTTTTGCATCTGCTAAATTATAAGCGATACCCACTACCTCAAACCCATTGATTTTTTCAACAAACAACCGCTGAATTTCTGCAATATCCGGATCATCCTCAACAATTACAACACTAATTAATGCGGCCATAGGCTAAATACTACTCTTATTATTTAGGTATATAGACAACAAACCGAGTACCTGTTGGTGACGCGGCTTCTATAGTAATCATCCCCTTTAATCTTTCTACTGCCTGCTTGACTAAATACAAGCCAATACCATGGCCTAACTGGCTTTTAGTTGATGTTCCTTTTTCAAAAATACTATGTGATAAATTATCAGGGATACCTATACCATTATCCTCTACTTCAAAAATGATTTCATTCCCACTATCAGTCACCCCCAACTTAACAACAGGATTAACCGTTGTTGTTTGCAGTGCTGCCTCAAACGCGTTATTGACTAAATTGCCTAATATAGTGACTAACGCCATACGGTCTAAGGTAGCAGGAAGTCCTTCTAAATAACTATCTTCTTCTATTAATAAGGTGACTCCCAGCTCCTTAGCACGATGATAGTGTCCCAGTACAATAGCTGCTAGCTCTGGATCCGGTATTGCGTTACGTAAAAAGCTCATAAAAGCCTGGACGCCACTGGTTTCCTGCTTGATTAATGCCAATGCGTTGCTGTGTTCTCCTAACTGAATCAAACCAGCCAAAGTATGTAGCTTATTTGAGTACTCATGACTTTGTACCCGTAAGGTATCAGAATACTGCTTAACCTGGCTTAACTGCTCAGCCAGCTGACTCATCTCATCCTGGCACCTAAAACTAAAGACCATACCACCATCAGAAATAGGCTGACCATTGACAATGATAGGTTGATCATTGACTACAAGTGCTAAATCTTTTACCTGCTTACCTTGTTGCTGCATGGCTAATAGGATGTCCCCTTCTGTACACAAGGTTTTTACTGGCTGCTTTAACTTATTCGTTAACCATTCCTTTGGCAGTTGTAATGTATTAACAGCAGCTAAATTAAACTGAGTAATAAAGCCATTGTTATCTAAAGCCAAAATGCCTTCTGAAACAGACTGCAAAGTAGCACTTTGTTCTTGATACAGACGAGTAATTTCTTCAGGTTCTAAGCCTAATATGGCACGTTTGATATGAGTGGCAATTAATACCGCCGTGATCATAGCCAATAAAATAACCCCTGCTAATAACCCATATAGTAAAAACTGGTGCTGAAAAACCACACTATCAACATCTGTTTGCAAATACCCCACTGATACCAGCCCTATAATATTACCTGAGTTTGAAAAAACAGGGGTTTTGCCTCGAATAGATGGCCCAAGGGTTCCTACCGCCTTTGAGATATAAGACTTTCCTTGTTGTAGTGCCGCTTCATTATCACCACCGACCATCCTCCCCCCAATGCGTTCAATAATAGGGTGAGATAAACGCCGACCAGAAACATCCCCCACCACAATAAACTCAGCTTGGGTGATTTGCCGGATGGGCTCAACCAATTGCTGTACACGATTAGCATCTTGTTTTAGCAGAGAGTCTCGAATGTCAGGCAGTTGAGCCACCGCTTGCGCAATAGCTAATGCTCTACCACCTGTTAAGTTTTCAATGGTTTGGGCATGTTGAGCTAAAAACACTCCTCCCACCAGGCCGATTTGCAATACACTCATCATTGCAATCACCACCATGATGCGCCCTTGAATACCTAAATGATATAGCGATAGAAATAAACGCATAATTGAC includes:
- a CDS encoding ATP-binding protein; translation: MRLFLSLYHLGIQGRIMVVIAMMSVLQIGLVGGVFLAQHAQTIENLTGGRALAIAQAVAQLPDIRDSLLKQDANRVQQLVEPIRQITQAEFIVVGDVSGRRLSHPIIERIGGRMVGGDNEAALQQGKSYISKAVGTLGPSIRGKTPVFSNSGNIIGLVSVGYLQTDVDSVVFQHQFLLYGLLAGVILLAMITAVLIATHIKRAILGLEPEEITRLYQEQSATLQSVSEGILALDNNGFITQFNLAAVNTLQLPKEWLTNKLKQPVKTLCTEGDILLAMQQQGKQVKDLALVVNDQPIIVNGQPISDGGMVFSFRCQDEMSQLAEQLSQVKQYSDTLRVQSHEYSNKLHTLAGLIQLGEHSNALALIKQETSGVQAFMSFLRNAIPDPELAAIVLGHYHRAKELGVTLLIEEDSYLEGLPATLDRMALVTILGNLVNNAFEAALQTTTVNPVVKLGVTDSGNEIIFEVEDNGIGIPDNLSHSIFEKGTSTKSQLGHGIGLYLVKQAVERLKGMITIEAASPTGTRFVVYIPK
- a CDS encoding response regulator: MAALISVVIVEDDPDIAEIQRLFVEKINGFEVVGIAYNLADAKALISVLKPQLVLLDVYFPDGSGLSFLQQLRTEAAKSDVILITAAKDITTLQTALRGGVVDYIIKPVIFERFAEALQKYQSYWCQLNQLEQLQQTDIDQLITPTMPVEAKRRVLPKGLQKPTLEKVQNVFKEPDVILNAEQVGELIGISRTTARRYLEYLVSCGQLQCSLVYGDVGRPERRYSMP